Proteins from a single region of Streptomyces griseiscabiei:
- a CDS encoding ATP-binding protein: MTTTGTPREGARGADGPGVGMGGAGGQRAGTGGADEQRAWTGEADELQRPPAEVRYAGELAVLRDGDSGPRPPGWELSLRAARRFVVGDEGAGISRKFVGNPSLVERALVTLATNRGLMLVGEPGTAKSLLSELIAAAVSGTSTLTVQGGAATTEDQIKYGWNYALLVAEGPSRRSLVPAPMLRGMAEGRIVRFEEITRCPLEVQDSLLSLLSERVLAVPELDGPDAMVFARKGFNVIATANTRDRGVNEMSAALKRRFNFETVFPVPDLDTELALVEAEAAELLRQSGVTAAPDREVLEVLVTTFRELRSGRTREGDGVDRPSAVMSTAEAVSVAHAVGVRGWFLRGEPGSAADVVACLAGTVAKDSPEDLARLRRHLEQRVSRRRGAQWQALYDARHLLDG; the protein is encoded by the coding sequence GTGACGACGACGGGCACACCGCGGGAGGGCGCCCGGGGAGCGGACGGGCCGGGGGTGGGCATGGGTGGCGCGGGCGGGCAGCGGGCGGGCACGGGCGGCGCGGACGAACAGCGGGCGTGGACCGGGGAGGCGGACGAGCTGCAGCGGCCGCCCGCCGAGGTGCGGTACGCCGGGGAGCTGGCCGTGCTGCGGGACGGGGACAGCGGTCCGAGGCCGCCCGGCTGGGAGCTGAGCCTGCGGGCGGCGCGCCGTTTCGTGGTCGGCGACGAAGGGGCGGGCATCAGCCGGAAGTTCGTGGGGAACCCCTCGCTGGTCGAGCGGGCCCTGGTGACACTGGCGACCAATCGCGGGCTGATGCTCGTCGGGGAGCCGGGCACCGCCAAGTCCCTGCTGTCGGAGCTGATCGCCGCCGCGGTCAGCGGTACGTCGACGCTGACCGTGCAGGGCGGCGCCGCCACCACCGAGGACCAGATCAAGTACGGCTGGAACTACGCGCTGCTCGTCGCCGAGGGCCCCTCCCGTCGCTCCCTGGTGCCGGCGCCGATGCTCCGGGGCATGGCGGAGGGCCGGATCGTACGCTTCGAGGAGATCACCCGCTGCCCGCTCGAAGTGCAGGACTCGCTGCTGTCGCTGCTCTCCGAACGCGTGCTGGCCGTCCCGGAGCTGGACGGCCCCGACGCCATGGTCTTCGCCCGCAAGGGTTTCAACGTCATCGCGACGGCCAACACCCGCGACCGGGGCGTCAACGAGATGAGCGCGGCCCTCAAACGCCGCTTCAACTTCGAGACGGTGTTCCCGGTGCCCGACCTGGACACCGAACTGGCCCTGGTCGAGGCGGAGGCGGCCGAGCTGCTGCGGCAGTCCGGGGTGACGGCCGCGCCCGACCGCGAGGTGCTGGAGGTGCTGGTCACCACCTTCCGTGAGCTGCGCTCCGGCCGGACGCGCGAGGGCGACGGGGTGGACCGGCCCTCGGCGGTGATGAGCACCGCCGAGGCCGTGTCGGTGGCCCACGCGGTGGGGGTGCGCGGCTGGTTCCTGCGCGGGGAACCGGGCAGCGCGGCCGACGTGGTGGCCTGTCTCGCGGGCACGGTGGCCAAGGACAGCCCCGAGGACCTGGCCCGGCTGCGCCGCCATCTGGAGCAGCGAGTTTCGCGCCGCCGGGGTGCGCAGTGGCAGGCCCTGTACGACGCGCGCCATCTGCTGGACGGCTGA
- a CDS encoding DUF5682 family protein, with amino-acid sequence MPAVFLGVRHHSPACARLVASTIERLRPSYVLVEGPCDMNDRLDELLLGHELPVAVFSHYRDGERAATSWTPLCDYSPEWVALRAGRAAGAEVRFIDLPAWHPAFAERVNRYADAEARYAEATARLCARFDVDGVDALWDRLFEVADDADLRERLDTYFALVRGDTRADDGDRAREAYMASWVRAALSAPGDPTVLVVTGGFHQPALRGLVGAAGIGGTDVEVTDVRGPGEGVVGNRAGSVGAARDRTPDEGTADGSPPRGGSVTTEPSRPGGSPPDDPTPGNSAPGDRTPGGTTPDDPTSGGPTPDDATPDGPTPGGRVTTGPSRPGDSTPDNPTPGNSAPGGPTPDDTTPDGPTPGGSTADDEGRDDRAVGADGPVLGADGTPVWPGVPDAVEGALKGSFLVPYSFRQLDSFAGYESGMPSPGYYQRVWDEGVRAAADGLVRAVVSRLRARNHPVSTADLIAARALTQGLTALRDHPRPARTDVLDGMAGALIGEDLDQPLPWTTRGTLTAGAHPVVEEMIAASGGDRVGTLHPDTPRPPLVADVAGRLAALGLTGDGPFTLDLTRPGDLERSRVLHRLRVLGVPGHERTEGPRGGADPRFDERWETRPAPARDAALIEAGAYGASLDEAAEAVLTERARGLTGVPGGATARPGGPGSAPASPAGVDHGPDADGLARTLFDVVLCGVERLSEPLLGALAGRVRRLREAGPLGDVLATALGLWRHDRVFGTARSPLLVSVLDGAVERLLWLFEGAHTPGTTAPRPASAPRPGAPGGPGVDLARLAAVAAVRDTLWHASGVLSVTRETVTAVACRVSGDDAAPPDLRGAAFGLHRCLTGTHDPAAVGATVRALPGVSVLGDWLAGLFAVARDELTTDQGSGGDGPKPLIGVVDGMIGAMSDEEFLIGLPALRQAFAFFPPRERERIAERLLERRGVRGSARSLLRTTADPVLLARAAALEDDVSRQLDRYGLGTAP; translated from the coding sequence ATGCCCGCCGTGTTCCTGGGGGTGCGCCACCACTCCCCCGCCTGCGCCCGGCTGGTCGCCTCGACGATCGAGCGGCTGCGGCCGTCGTACGTCCTGGTCGAGGGCCCGTGCGACATGAACGACCGGCTGGACGAACTGCTCCTCGGACACGAGCTGCCGGTCGCGGTGTTCAGCCACTACCGGGACGGCGAGCGCGCCGCCACGTCCTGGACGCCGCTGTGCGACTACTCCCCGGAGTGGGTGGCCCTGCGGGCGGGGCGGGCGGCGGGCGCGGAGGTCCGGTTCATCGACCTGCCGGCCTGGCACCCGGCGTTCGCGGAACGCGTCAACCGGTACGCCGACGCCGAGGCCCGCTATGCCGAGGCGACGGCCCGGCTGTGCGCCCGCTTCGACGTCGACGGTGTGGACGCACTGTGGGACCGGCTCTTCGAGGTGGCCGACGACGCTGACCTGCGCGAGCGCCTCGACACCTACTTCGCCCTGGTCCGCGGCGACACCCGAGCCGACGACGGCGACCGCGCGCGTGAGGCGTACATGGCCTCCTGGGTCCGGGCGGCACTGTCCGCGCCCGGCGATCCCACGGTCCTGGTGGTCACCGGGGGCTTCCACCAGCCGGCCCTGCGGGGGCTGGTGGGGGCGGCGGGCATCGGGGGGACGGACGTCGAGGTGACGGACGTTCGGGGGCCCGGCGAGGGGGTGGTGGGCAACCGGGCGGGAAGCGTGGGCGCGGCGCGGGACCGGACGCCGGACGAGGGCACGGCGGACGGTTCACCGCCGCGTGGCGGGAGTGTGACGACAGAACCGTCGCGGCCAGGCGGCAGCCCGCCGGACGACCCGACACCCGGCAACTCGGCGCCGGGCGACCGGACTCCGGGCGGAACCACACCGGACGACCCGACGTCCGGCGGCCCGACACCGGACGACGCGACGCCGGACGGGCCGACTCCCGGCGGGAGGGTGACGACAGGACCGTCGCGGCCGGGCGACAGCACGCCGGACAACCCGACACCCGGCAACTCGGCACCCGGCGGCCCGACACCGGACGACACGACGCCGGACGGGCCGACTCCCGGCGGGAGCACGGCGGACGACGAGGGGCGGGACGACCGGGCCGTCGGCGCGGACGGGCCGGTGCTCGGCGCGGACGGGACGCCGGTGTGGCCCGGGGTGCCCGATGCGGTCGAGGGGGCGCTCAAGGGCAGTTTTCTTGTGCCGTACTCCTTCCGGCAGTTGGACTCGTTCGCCGGGTACGAGTCGGGGATGCCGTCGCCCGGGTACTACCAGCGGGTCTGGGACGAAGGGGTGAGGGCGGCGGCGGACGGGCTGGTCCGTGCGGTGGTCTCGCGGCTGCGGGCCCGCAACCACCCCGTGTCCACGGCCGATCTGATCGCGGCCCGCGCGCTCACCCAGGGCCTGACCGCGCTGCGCGACCACCCGCGCCCGGCCAGGACCGATGTCCTCGACGGGATGGCGGGCGCCCTGATCGGCGAGGATCTGGACCAGCCCCTGCCGTGGACGACGCGGGGAACGCTCACCGCCGGAGCCCATCCGGTGGTGGAGGAGATGATCGCGGCGAGCGGCGGCGACCGGGTGGGCACCCTGCACCCCGACACACCACGGCCACCGCTCGTCGCGGATGTCGCCGGGCGGCTCGCGGCCCTCGGGCTGACCGGCGACGGCCCGTTCACGCTCGACCTGACCCGCCCCGGCGACCTGGAGCGCAGCCGGGTGCTGCACCGGCTGAGGGTGCTCGGCGTTCCGGGACACGAACGCACCGAGGGCCCACGGGGCGGCGCCGACCCACGGTTCGACGAACGCTGGGAGACCCGCCCGGCGCCCGCGCGCGACGCGGCCCTGATCGAGGCGGGGGCGTACGGGGCGAGCCTGGACGAGGCGGCGGAGGCGGTGCTCACCGAGCGGGCGCGGGGTCTGACGGGCGTGCCCGGCGGGGCCACCGCGCGCCCCGGAGGTCCGGGGTCTGCCCCTGCGTCCCCTGCCGGGGTGGACCACGGTCCGGACGCGGACGGGCTCGCGCGCACACTGTTCGACGTCGTCCTGTGCGGTGTGGAGCGGCTGTCCGAACCGCTGCTGGGCGCGCTGGCAGGGCGGGTGCGGCGGTTGCGGGAGGCGGGTCCGTTGGGGGACGTGCTGGCCACGGCGCTCGGGCTGTGGCGGCACGACCGGGTCTTCGGGACGGCACGGAGCCCCTTGCTCGTATCGGTGCTGGACGGGGCGGTCGAGCGGCTGCTGTGGCTGTTCGAGGGAGCACACACGCCCGGGACCACGGCCCCCCGCCCGGCATCGGCGCCCCGGCCGGGTGCGCCGGGCGGGCCGGGCGTGGATCTCGCGCGGCTGGCCGCCGTGGCGGCGGTGCGCGACACGCTGTGGCACGCGTCCGGCGTGCTGTCCGTGACCCGCGAGACGGTCACCGCGGTCGCCTGCCGCGTCAGCGGCGACGACGCGGCCCCGCCCGACCTGCGCGGCGCGGCCTTCGGCCTCCACCGCTGTCTGACCGGGACGCACGACCCCGCCGCCGTGGGCGCCACGGTACGGGCGCTGCCCGGGGTCTCGGTGCTGGGCGACTGGCTGGCGGGGCTGTTCGCCGTGGCGCGCGACGAGTTGACGACGGACCAGGGGTCCGGGGGCGACGGGCCGAAACCCCTGATCGGGGTGGTGGACGGCATGATCGGGGCGATGTCCGACGAGGAGTTCCTGATCGGCCTGCCCGCCCTGCGCCAGGCCTTCGCCTTCTTCCCGCCCCGTGAGCGCGAACGGATCGCCGAGCGGCTGCTGGAGCGGCGCGGCGTCCGGGGATCGGCCCGCTCCCTGCTCCGCACCACCGCGGACCCCGTGCTCCTGGCCAGGGCCGCGGCCCTGGAGGACGACGTCAGCCGACAGCTCGACCGCTACGGACTCGGAACCGCCCCATGA
- a CDS encoding VWA domain-containing protein yields MTDDNNRATDRNSRAPGGDGGSADRRTTAAVPAPDPVLERWRLVLGAPAEHRTGPLDGEAAARDAALDWLYGRDPDLAARGVRGTEHQERTAGLGPSVVTAVDWLDDIHRLFPKETIERLERDAVEQYGIQEIVTDPAVLERVEPSAALLRAVLRTRHLMNPEVLRQARRIVESVVRQLMERLNPEIRTAFSGTRSRRPSQRPVARNFDFRTTVRANLAHYQPAERRLLIERPHFHSRTRRHIEQWQLVLLVDQSGSMAGSVIHSAVTAACLWGLPGLKTHLLAFDTSVVDLTSDVTDPVELLMRVQLGGGTDIARAVDHGATLIENPRRCVFVVISDFFEGGDPYRLVRTVRALVEQGATVLGLAALDEEANPSYDREVAGRLARAGAQVGAMTPGELAAFVAEKLGG; encoded by the coding sequence ATGACCGACGACAACAACCGCGCCACGGACCGGAACAGCCGCGCGCCGGGCGGCGACGGCGGCTCCGCCGACCGGCGGACCACCGCCGCAGTCCCTGCTCCGGACCCCGTGCTGGAACGCTGGCGGCTCGTCCTCGGTGCCCCGGCCGAGCACCGCACGGGCCCGTTGGACGGGGAGGCAGCGGCCCGCGACGCCGCGCTGGACTGGCTCTACGGCCGGGACCCGGACCTCGCCGCACGCGGCGTGCGCGGCACGGAGCACCAGGAGCGTACGGCCGGACTGGGCCCGTCCGTCGTGACGGCCGTCGACTGGCTGGACGACATCCACCGGCTGTTCCCCAAGGAGACGATCGAGCGCCTGGAACGGGACGCGGTGGAGCAGTACGGCATCCAGGAGATCGTGACGGACCCCGCCGTGCTGGAGCGGGTCGAGCCCAGCGCGGCCCTGCTGCGTGCCGTGCTGCGCACCAGGCATCTGATGAACCCCGAGGTGCTGCGGCAGGCCCGGCGCATCGTGGAGAGCGTGGTGCGGCAGCTGATGGAACGGCTGAACCCGGAGATCCGTACGGCCTTCTCCGGCACCCGCTCGCGTCGGCCCAGCCAGCGGCCGGTGGCCCGGAACTTCGACTTCCGGACCACCGTGCGCGCCAACCTCGCGCACTACCAGCCCGCCGAGCGCCGCCTGCTCATCGAACGGCCGCACTTCCACTCCCGCACCCGGCGTCACATCGAGCAATGGCAACTGGTGCTGCTGGTCGACCAGTCCGGCTCGATGGCCGGGTCGGTCATCCACTCCGCCGTGACGGCGGCGTGTCTGTGGGGGCTGCCCGGGCTGAAGACCCATCTGCTGGCCTTCGACACCTCGGTCGTCGACCTGACGTCCGACGTGACCGATCCGGTGGAGCTGCTGATGCGGGTCCAGCTCGGCGGCGGCACGGACATCGCGCGGGCCGTGGACCACGGCGCGACCCTGATCGAGAACCCCCGGCGGTGCGTGTTCGTGGTGATCTCCGACTTCTTCGAGGGCGGCGACCCGTACCGGCTCGTACGAACGGTACGGGCGCTGGTGGAGCAGGGCGCCACCGTGCTGGGGCTGGCCGCGCTCGACGAGGAGGCGAACCCGAGCTACGACCGCGAGGTCGCCGGCCGGCTCGCGCGAGCCGGGGCGCAGGTGGGCGCGATGACACCGGGCGAGCTGGCGGCGTTCGTGGCGGAGAAGCTGGGAGGCTGA
- a CDS encoding SGNH/GDSL hydrolase family protein, giving the protein MHTPSRLSRRTVVAAAAAGLVTTVVPPSQAAEARPATRFHTVGRVRRAADGTVRYSWPGVSFEGRFHGTGIGVVLDDADNDYDVQVDGTTVATLVTPGRTVSWIDGLADRAHRVRVVKRTESPWAAGRFGGFVAAPGGAILPRPRARERQIEFIGDSYTAGYGNVSGTRDCSAIGGVNRNSNADLSFGALTARRLDADCQINAFSGRGMVRNYNGGEPGTDFRTYYDRALLNVEGDVWRQPAGWRPRVVVIGLGINDFSTPLNPGEAWSTTAELVAAYESAYHGFLDKLRARYGPRTFLVVSAARLWNTTAFEEATRRIVAERVGRGDGRVSHWYYDDPGLDHLGCDWHPSLHDHRIISGLLDTHLAALPLRW; this is encoded by the coding sequence ATGCACACGCCCAGCCGGTTATCCCGACGCACGGTGGTCGCCGCCGCTGCCGCGGGGCTCGTCACCACCGTCGTACCCCCCTCGCAGGCCGCCGAGGCACGGCCGGCCACCCGTTTCCACACGGTGGGCCGGGTCAGGAGGGCCGCCGACGGGACCGTCCGGTACAGCTGGCCCGGTGTCTCGTTCGAGGGGAGGTTCCACGGGACCGGGATCGGGGTGGTGCTCGACGACGCGGACAACGACTACGACGTCCAGGTCGACGGTACGACCGTGGCCACCCTCGTCACCCCGGGCCGGACCGTCTCCTGGATCGACGGCCTCGCCGACCGCGCGCACCGTGTGCGCGTGGTGAAGCGGACGGAGAGCCCGTGGGCGGCCGGGCGGTTCGGCGGCTTCGTCGCGGCGCCCGGCGGCGCGATCCTCCCGAGACCCCGGGCGCGGGAGAGGCAGATCGAGTTCATCGGCGACTCGTACACCGCCGGGTACGGCAATGTCTCCGGCACCCGGGACTGCTCGGCCATCGGCGGGGTCAACCGCAACAGCAACGCCGACCTCTCCTTCGGCGCGCTCACGGCCCGGCGGCTGGACGCCGACTGCCAGATCAACGCCTTCTCCGGCCGGGGCATGGTCCGCAACTACAACGGCGGCGAGCCCGGCACCGACTTCCGTACCTACTACGACCGGGCCCTGCTGAACGTCGAGGGCGATGTCTGGCGCCAGCCGGCCGGCTGGCGGCCGCGGGTCGTCGTGATCGGGCTCGGCATCAACGACTTCTCGACGCCCCTCAACCCCGGTGAGGCCTGGAGCACGACGGCCGAGCTGGTCGCCGCCTACGAGAGCGCCTACCACGGGTTCCTCGACAAGCTGCGCGCCCGGTACGGGCCGAGGACGTTCCTGGTGGTGTCCGCCGCCCGCCTGTGGAACACCACCGCGTTCGAGGAGGCCACCCGGCGGATCGTGGCGGAGCGGGTCGGGCGGGGCGACGGCCGGGTCAGCCACTGGTACTACGACGACCCCGGGCTCGACCACCTGGGCTGCGACTGGCATCCCTCGCTGCACGACCACCGGATCATCTCCGGACTGCTCGACACCCATCTCGCGGCACTTCCGCTGCGCTGGTAG
- a CDS encoding aminotransferase class V-fold PLP-dependent enzyme, which yields MDTDLDTDLDIEALRRDTPGTAHRVHLNNAGAGLLSRRTLDAVTSHLELEATIGGYEAAARERDRIDATYTGLARLVGGRPDEIALFDNSTHAWNAAFYALTFKPGDRILTGRAEYGSNVLAYLQVAARTGAEIVVVPDDASGQLDTTALAGLIDERTRLVGVSHIPTSGGLINPAAEIGRITRAAGVPFLLDATQSVGQFPVDVEAIGCDMLTSTGRKFLRGPRGTGFLWVRSEALTWLEPHVIEIHSATWDGGRGFTWQPGARRFETWESGYANVLGLDAAVRQALDLGLDRIGERAVALGAYLRDRLDALPGVTTHDLGEHRCAVVTAAVDGLPATEVAAALARQGINVTTTVPEHTQFDTEHRGVHPLVRLSPHYYNTEAELDRAIEALATLAHPAH from the coding sequence ATGGACACCGACCTGGACACCGACCTGGACATCGAGGCCCTGCGCCGGGACACCCCCGGCACCGCCCACCGTGTGCACCTCAACAACGCCGGAGCGGGCCTGCTCTCCCGCCGGACCCTGGACGCCGTCACCTCCCACCTGGAACTCGAAGCCACCATCGGCGGCTACGAGGCGGCCGCCCGGGAACGCGACCGGATCGACGCCACCTACACCGGCCTCGCCCGCCTCGTCGGCGGACGGCCCGACGAGATCGCCCTGTTCGACAACTCCACCCACGCCTGGAACGCCGCGTTCTACGCGCTCACCTTCAAGCCGGGCGACCGCATCCTCACCGGCCGCGCCGAGTACGGCAGCAACGTCCTCGCCTATCTCCAGGTCGCCGCGCGCACCGGCGCGGAGATCGTGGTCGTCCCCGACGACGCATCCGGACAACTGGACACCACGGCCCTCGCCGGTCTCATCGACGAGCGCACCCGGCTGGTCGGGGTGAGCCACATCCCCACCAGCGGCGGCCTGATCAACCCGGCGGCCGAGATCGGCCGGATCACCCGCGCCGCCGGCGTCCCGTTCCTCCTCGACGCCACGCAGTCCGTGGGCCAGTTCCCCGTGGACGTCGAGGCCATCGGCTGCGACATGCTCACCTCCACCGGCCGCAAGTTCCTGCGCGGCCCGCGCGGCACCGGCTTCCTCTGGGTGCGCTCCGAGGCGCTGACCTGGCTGGAGCCGCACGTCATCGAGATCCACTCGGCGACCTGGGACGGCGGACGCGGCTTCACCTGGCAGCCCGGTGCCCGCCGCTTCGAGACCTGGGAGTCCGGCTACGCCAATGTCCTCGGCCTCGACGCGGCCGTACGCCAGGCCCTCGACCTGGGCCTGGACCGCATCGGCGAACGGGCCGTCGCCCTGGGCGCGTATCTGCGCGACCGGCTCGACGCGCTGCCCGGCGTCACCACCCACGACCTGGGCGAGCACCGCTGCGCCGTCGTGACCGCCGCCGTCGACGGCCTGCCCGCCACCGAGGTCGCCGCCGCCCTTGCCCGGCAGGGGATCAACGTCACCACCACCGTCCCCGAACACACCCAGTTCGACACCGAACACCGAGGTGTCCACCCCCTGGTCCGGCTCTCCCCGCACTACTACAACACCGAGGCCGAACTCGACCGCGCGATCGAGGCCCTGGCCACGCTCGCCCACCCCGCACACTGA
- a CDS encoding expansin EXLX1 family cellulose-binding protein: protein MRRRPTLLATVTVTATALLTMAPSPAFAGVQPGVTYSGEGTFYGATGAGNCLYDATTDIAVAALNHTDYEGSRMCGAFIRVKGPRGELTVRIVDRCPECAPGDVDLGRQAFARIADPVAGRVPITWTLVSPDIAGPVSYRYKEGSTQWWCGIQVRNHRNPVARLEVRTGSTWRPLPRQEYNYFVSADGTGCGSDLRVTDIHGQTLTDTGITLNPNTDQPGRAQFTRR, encoded by the coding sequence ATGCGCCGCCGACCCACCCTCCTCGCCACCGTCACCGTCACCGCCACGGCCCTCCTGACCATGGCCCCGTCACCGGCGTTCGCCGGCGTCCAGCCCGGCGTCACCTACTCCGGCGAGGGCACCTTCTACGGAGCGACCGGCGCCGGGAACTGTCTCTACGACGCCACCACCGACATCGCCGTCGCGGCCCTGAACCACACCGACTACGAGGGCTCCCGTATGTGCGGCGCCTTCATCCGGGTCAAGGGCCCACGGGGCGAACTGACCGTACGGATCGTCGACCGCTGCCCGGAGTGCGCCCCCGGCGACGTCGACCTCGGCCGGCAGGCCTTCGCCCGGATCGCCGACCCCGTGGCCGGACGGGTGCCGATCACCTGGACGCTGGTCAGCCCTGACATCGCCGGCCCGGTCTCCTACCGCTACAAGGAGGGGTCCACCCAGTGGTGGTGCGGCATCCAGGTCCGCAACCACCGCAACCCCGTCGCACGCCTGGAGGTCCGCACCGGCTCGACCTGGCGCCCACTGCCCCGCCAGGAATACAACTACTTCGTCTCGGCGGACGGCACCGGCTGCGGCTCCGACCTCCGCGTCACCGACATCCACGGGCAGACCCTCACCGACACCGGCATCACCCTCAACCCGAACACCGACCAGCCGGGCCGCGCCCAGTTCACCCGACGCTGA
- a CDS encoding acyl-CoA carboxylase subunit beta, translated as MGDRTADRIAELEGRRTRAVATGGPRRRGEYGARERIDLLLDAGSFTETGLFVRARPTGDTARRPYGDGVVTGHGTVDGRQVCVFAQDSTVFGGSMGEAFGEKTIALMDLALKTGCPVVGLNDGGGARIQEGVASLALYAELVRRNVRASGVIPQISVVLGPCAGGAAYSPAITDFTVMVDGASHMFVTGPDVIETVTGERTSAEELGGARTSNTVNGNAHFLAADEVDALDTVRDLLSYLPANNLERAPRYTPGAAPAGRCLDSVVPDRLGQVYDMRDVLRAVVDDGELLEVQELFAPNIICAFALVEGASVGVVANQPLHAAGVLDIDASEKAARFVRFCDAFGIPLLTFADVPGYLSGVRQEQAGIIRRGAKLLYAYAEATVPKVTVVVRKAYGGGYAVMGSKHLGADINLAWPTARIAVMGAEGAVGVLHRRELAAAADPEALRASLVTAYEGTHGTPYLAAERGYVDAVVAPRDTRAHLCRALRALRGKRAPMPERRHGNIPL; from the coding sequence ATCGGTGACCGGACCGCCGACCGTATCGCCGAGTTGGAGGGCCGCCGGACGCGGGCGGTCGCGACCGGCGGGCCCCGGCGCCGTGGCGAGTACGGCGCCCGGGAGCGGATCGATCTGCTGCTGGACGCGGGCTCGTTCACGGAGACGGGCCTGTTCGTGCGGGCCCGGCCCACCGGGGACACCGCCCGGCGCCCGTACGGCGACGGCGTGGTCACCGGGCACGGCACGGTCGACGGCCGTCAGGTCTGTGTCTTCGCGCAGGACTCCACGGTGTTCGGCGGCAGCATGGGCGAGGCCTTCGGCGAGAAGACGATCGCGCTGATGGACCTCGCCCTGAAGACGGGCTGCCCGGTCGTCGGGCTCAACGACGGCGGTGGCGCCCGCATCCAGGAGGGCGTCGCCTCGCTCGCCCTCTACGCCGAGCTGGTGCGCCGCAATGTGCGGGCGTCGGGGGTGATCCCGCAGATCTCGGTGGTCCTGGGCCCCTGCGCGGGCGGGGCCGCGTACTCCCCGGCCATCACCGACTTCACCGTGATGGTGGACGGCGCCTCGCACATGTTCGTCACCGGCCCCGATGTCATCGAGACGGTCACCGGGGAGCGCACCAGCGCCGAGGAGCTGGGCGGCGCCCGCACCAGCAACACCGTCAACGGCAACGCCCACTTCCTCGCCGCCGACGAGGTGGACGCCCTCGACACCGTACGCGACCTGCTGTCGTACCTCCCCGCCAACAACCTGGAGCGGGCCCCGCGTTACACACCCGGGGCCGCGCCCGCGGGGCGGTGCCTGGACTCGGTGGTGCCGGACCGGCTCGGGCAGGTCTACGACATGCGGGACGTGCTGCGCGCGGTGGTCGACGACGGTGAACTGCTGGAGGTGCAGGAGCTGTTCGCGCCGAACATCATCTGCGCGTTCGCGCTGGTCGAGGGCGCCTCCGTCGGGGTCGTCGCCAACCAGCCGCTGCACGCCGCCGGGGTGCTCGACATCGACGCCTCCGAGAAGGCGGCGCGGTTCGTGCGGTTCTGCGACGCGTTCGGCATTCCGCTGCTGACCTTCGCCGACGTCCCCGGCTATCTCTCCGGCGTCCGCCAGGAGCAGGCCGGCATCATCCGGCGCGGCGCGAAACTCCTGTACGCGTACGCCGAGGCGACCGTTCCCAAGGTCACGGTGGTGGTGCGCAAGGCGTACGGCGGCGGCTACGCGGTGATGGGCTCCAAGCATCTCGGCGCCGACATCAATCTGGCCTGGCCCACCGCCCGGATCGCCGTCATGGGCGCCGAGGGCGCGGTGGGGGTCCTGCACCGCCGGGAACTCGCCGCCGCGGCCGACCCCGAGGCGCTGCGGGCCAGTCTCGTCACCGCGTACGAGGGGACCCACGGCACCCCGTATCTCGCGGCGGAGCGCGGCTATGTCGACGCCGTCGTCGCCCCGCGCGACACCCGCGCCCACCTCTGCCGTGCCCTGCGCGCCCTGCGCGGCAAGCGCGCCCCGATGCCGGAACGCCGCCACGGCAACATCCCCCTCTGA